A segment of the Romboutsia sp. 13368 genome:
ATAGTTGCCGCATCTATTAATAAATAATCCGGAGTATTTTTTAGGCAATTTAAAGCTTTTTTCATTGCTAAATAAGTAGCATTTAATATGTTAATATCATCTATTTCTTCGTTATTAACTATACCTATACCATAATCTAGTGCTTGCTCTTTTATTATATCAAATAACTCTTCTCTTTTCGCTTCACTTAATTTTTTAGAGTCGTTTATACCTTCTATTTTAGTATTTGGCTTAAATACTACAACACTAGCTACTACAGGACCTGCTAGTGGACCACGACCAGCTTCATCTATTCCACCTATATATAAATATCCTTTAGAGTAACCTTCATTTTCATAAGTATTTATAAGCTCTAATCTTTCTTCTTCTTTTCTAATAGAATCTAATTTTTTAGCCATTTTAATAGCTATATTTTGAACTGATTTTCTTTCATCTCTTTTTAATACATCAATGTATTCTAAGTATTTATCAGTACTTAAATTATCTATAATTTCTTTTATTTCTTTAACACTATTGCTTTTCATATTACTCTCCTCATGTAATTTACACTGTATAACTAATATTTATTAAATATCTTAGTATATATTATNNNNNNNNNNNNNNNNNNNNNNNNNNNNNNNNNNNNNNNNNNNNNNNNNNNNNNNNNNNNNNNNNNNNNNNNNNNNNNNNNNNNNNNNNNNNNNNNNNNNNNNNNNNNNNNNNNNNNNNNNNNNNNNNNNNNNNNNNNNNNNNNNNNNNNNNNNNNNNNNNNNNNNNNNNNNNNNNNNNNNNNNNNNNNNNNNNNNNNNNNNNNNNNNNNNNNNNNNNNNNNNNNNNNNNNNNNNNNNNNNNNNNNNNNNNNNNNNNNNNNNNNNNNNNNNNNNNNNNNNNNNNNNNNNNNNNNNNNNNNNNNNNNNNNNNNNNNNNNNNNNNNNNNNNNNNNNNNNNNNNNNNNNNNNNNNNNNNNNNNNNNNNNNNNNNNNNNNNNNNNNNNNNNNNNNNNNNNNNNNNNNNNNNNNNNNNNNNNNNNNNNNNNNNNNNNNNNNNNNNNNNNNNNNNNNNNNNNNNNNNNNNNNNNNNNNNNNNNNNNNNNNNNNNNNNNNNNNNNNNNNNNNNNNNNNNNNNNNNNNNNNNNNNNNNNNNNNNNNNNNNNNNNNNNNNNNNNNNNNNNNNNNNNNNNNNNNNNNNNNNNNNNNNNNNNNNNNNNNNNNNNNNNNNNNNNNNNNNNNNNNNNNNNNNNNNNNNNNNNNNNNNNNNNNNNNNNNNNNNNNNNNNNNNNNNNNNNNNNNNNNNNNNNNNNNNNNNNNNNNNNNNNNNNNNNNNNNNNNNNNNNNNNNNNNNNNNNNNNNNNNNNNNNNNNNNNNNNNNNNNNNNNNNNNNNNNNNNNNNNNNNNNNNNNNNNNNNNNNNNNNNNNNNNNNNNNNNNNNNNNNNNNNNNNNNNNNNNNNNNNNNNNNNNNNNNNNNNNNNNNNNNNNNNNNNNNNNNNNNNNNNNNNNNNNNNNNNNNNNNNNNNNNNNNNNNNNNNNNNNNNNNNNNNNNNNNNNNNNNNNNNNNNNNNNNNNNNNNNNNNNNNNNNNNNNNNNNNNNNNNNNNNNNNNNNNNNNNNNNNNNNNNNNNNNNNNNNNNNNNNNNNNNNNNNNNNNNNNNNNNNNNNNNNNNNNNNNNNNNNNNNNNNNNNNNNNNNNNNNNNNNNNNNNNNNNNNNNNNNNNNNNNNNNNNNNNNNNNNNNNNNNNNNNNNNNNNNNNNNNNNNNNNNNNNNNNNNNNNNNNNNNNNNNNNNNNNNNNNNNNNNNNNNNNNNNNNNNNNNNNNNNNNNNNNNNNNNNNNNNNNNNNNNNNNNNNNNNNNNNNNNNNNNNNNNNNNNNNNNNNNNNNNNNNNNNNNNNNNNNNNNNNNNNNNNNNNNNNNNNNNNNNNNNNNNNNNNNNTTTATTAATATATTATAACGTCTTTATATATAAAAATCACTGGTAAGATTTTTACCAGTGATTTTTATATATTATCCAATTTTATTATTTTTAAATTGTAATCCTTTTTTATGTATACTATCAAATTTAATTAAATTACCAATAATTCCTCCTATTAAAACCGGTACTATCCAGTTAAAYCCTATAGATGAAAATGGTAGTTTATTTATAAATGAAATATTTACTAACCCCATGTTATTTGCAACTGTTAAAACACTTACTAATAATGCTATATAAGTTGCACCTTTAAATGCATTATCATTTTTTATCCTATTACTAAATAAAGTCATAACAACAAGTACAACTGTTGCAGGATAAATTATATCTAATATTGGTCCTGAAAACTTTATTATAGTACTTACTCCAAAATTTGATATTATAGCACTAAATATGCAAACTACAGTAACTATTAATTCATATTTTAACTTTCCATTTGTAATTTTTTCAAAAAATTGTGCTGTTGCAGAAGTTAATCCTATAGCTGTTGTTAAACAAGCTAACATAACTATTATTGCTAATATTATTTTTCCTGTATCACCAAGAAGCGATGCTGTAATTTCTACTATCAACCTTGTTTGAACCACATCTTTACCGTACATTGTAGAAACTGTTGCACCAAGATAAGTTAATCCACCATAAACTAAGATTAATCCAATAGCCGCAACTACTCCAGCTTTTAATGTAAGCTTAACTTTTTGCTTTTCATCTTTATATCCTTTATTTACAAGAGATGATATTATAACTGCTGATAAAGCTACTGCTCCTAATGCATCCATAGTTTGATAGCCTTGTTTTACACCTTCTGCAAATAAATTTTCAGTTAATGAAGTTGAACTCATTTCACCTAATGGAGATAATATTCCTTTAACAATTAATACTCCTAATGCAATTAATAATGCAGGTGTTAAAAATTGACCTATTATATCTACAACCTTAGATGGCTTTATAGTTAATATAAAAGTTATAGTAAAGAATATTATTGAAAATAATACTGGACTAAATCCATTAAATAAAGGTGCAATACCCATTTCAAAAGTTGTAGCCGCAGTTCTTGGTATTGCTAATAAAGGCCCTAAGCATATCATTATAGCAGAACCTAATATTATAGCTAAGTTCTTACCACTTCTAGATAATACTTTACTAACTTCACCATTACATCTAGCTGCTGCTAGTATAGCTAGTAATGCTAACCCTACATCTGCTAGTATAAATCCAGCAAATCCTGTTATCCAGCTAGAACCAGATACTACTCCTAAAAAAGGTGGAAATATTAAATTTCCCGCTCCAAAAAACATTGCAAACAGTGCAAATCCTACTACTATTATATCTTTATTTGTCTTACCCATATAATTCTCCCTAAATTATTCTGTCTTATATTATATATATGATACTTTTTTATCTATATAATATTCTAAACTGATTTTATCATCTTTATTTNNNNNNNNNNNNNNNNNNNNNNNNNACTTATTTGTAAATTATATTATCTCTTATGTAGTAATAAATAATAATAAAAAAATCACTCAATTAATGAGTGATTTTTTTATTATTATTTATTATTTATAATCTTCAGGAACTTCTAAAGTTATTTTCCCTATTTTTCCATCTCTAAATTCATTTAAAACTGTTGTAGCTATACGAGTATAATCAAGTTCTTTATTACCCATTATAAAGCCTCTTTTGCGTCCTATCATATCCATAGTTTCTATGTCTCTATCACCTAGTTCTTCTAGCTTATATCTTGCCTTCAGTTTCTCAGGTTCAATTTCCATAAGCTTACCTATAAGTCTAAGAGCTAAAGTTTCAACATCTAATATTTCATCTTTTATAGCCCTACAGAATGCTAAGTTAAGTGCAACTTCTTGGTCTTCAAATTTAGGCCAAAGTATACCTGGTGTATCAAGCAGTTCTAAGTTTCCTTTTAATCTTACCCATTGCTTACCTTTAGTTACACCTGGTCTATCTCCTGTAACAGTACTTTTTCTACCTGTTAATTTATTTATTATAGATGATTTTCCTACATTAGGTATCCCAACTATCATTATTCTTATAGGTCTTTCTTTTCTACCTTTTTCTTTTAATGCATCCATTTTATCTTTGACTGCATTTTTACATTCATCTATTAATTTATTTAATCCTACACCTTTTAATGTATCAACTGGTATAGCTTTTATTCCACGGTCTTTATAGTATTTTATCCATTTATCTAATTTAGCTCTATCTGATAAATCACATTTATTTAATATAACAACTCTTGGTTTATTACCAGCTAAATTATCTATATCCGGATTCCTACTACTAAATGGTATTCTAGAATCTAGAAGTTCTACAACAACGTCAACTAGCTTTAAGTTATTTCTAACTAAATCTCTAGTCTTCTTCATATGACCTGGATACCAGTTTATATGTAAATTATCATCTCTTAGATAATCATCATAGTTTTCTCCCATTCTGTCTCCTCTTGCCATGATTATCACTCCTTTATGCAAATTATCGCTCTTTTTATTTTAACTTTTCTATTATACCATAATATTTATTTTTATGCTTATTTTATATTCATCTTATAAAAAACATATTATGATAACATCTATAAACTAAATACACTATTTATATATTTTACTTAGTTTTAAAATGAAAAAGGACTGATTAAAATCAGTCCTTTAATTTATAGTAAAGTTTAATTATCTAGCTTCTTTTATCTTAGCAGCTTTACCTACTCTACCTCTTAAGTAGTTTAGTTTAGCTCTTCTTACTTTACCTTTTCTAGTTACTTCTATCTTTTCTATTCTTGGAGAATGTACTGGGAAAGTTCTTTCTACACCAACGTTGAAAGATATTTTTCTAACTGTGAAAGTTTCTTGTATTCCTCCACCTTGTCTCTTAAGAACAACACCTTCGAATACTTGTATTCTTTCTCTCTTACCTTCAACTATTTTAACGTGTACCTTTACTGTGTCCCCAGGTCCAAAGTTAGGAACTTCGTTCTTTAATTGTTCTTGTCCTAATGCTCTTACTAATTCGTTCATTATTCTTCCTCCTAGTATCATAGACATTCTTAATTACCTCCTACGTGTAAAAAGAGGAATGCCCGTTTATTTTTTCAACATCTAAAATTATACTATATATATTATTTATTTACAAGCTTTTTTATACAAATCTGGTCTTCTTTCTTTGGTAATTTTTATCGATTCTTCATGTCTCCATTTATCAATATTTTTATGATTTCCAGATAGTAAAACATTTGGAACTTCTAGATTCATAAACTCTCTAGGTCTAGTATAGTGTGGATATTCTAATAAATTATCTTTAAAAGATTCTTCCTCAAATGACTCATTTTGACCTAAAACTCCAGGTATAAGCCTTGATATAGAGTCTATAAGTATAAGTGCAGGAAGCTCTCCACCTGTTAATACATAATCTCCTATAGATATTTCATCTGTTACTATTAAATCTATTATTCTCTGGTCTATACCTTCATAATGCCCACATAAGAATATTACGTCATCTAATTTTGAAAAATCTTGTGCAATTCCTTGATTATGAACCCTACCTTTAGGAGTTAAGTATACAACTCTAGGCTCTTTTATATTATGTTTTTCTACTATATGTTTATATGTGTCATATATAGGCTGTGGAGTCATTACCATACCTGCTCCACCACCAAATGGATAATCATCTACTTTTTTATGTTTATTAGTAGAAAAATCTCTTATATTATATATATTTACTTCTATTAGGTTTTTCTCTACAGCTTTTTTCATTATACTTTCATTCATATATGAATTAAATATCTCTGGAAAAAGTGTCATTATATGAAATCTCATAATATCACCTAATCTAACATTCCCTTAATAGGGTCTATTATCATTTTTCTTTCATTTATATCTATAGTAGGTACAAACTTAGTTATAGCAGGTATTAAATATTCTTTTCCTTCATTACTTTTTATAACATATACATCATTAGCTGCATATTGTAATACATCTTTTAATGTTCCTATATGATTATTATCTAATGTGTATACATCTATACCTATCATATCAGCTATAAAGAATTCACCTTCTTCTAATTCTCTACTATCTTCTCTTGATACAAACATAAATTTATTTCTTAACTTTTCAGCATCTTCAACTCTATCAACATCTTTTATTTTCATTATTACCATGTTGCCTTTATATCTAACTCTTTCAACTTTCCACTTAGTTTCTAAATCTTTACCTAAGTAGAATTCTTCTAAGTCATCAAATCTATATATATCATCAGTAAAAGGATAAACTCTAACTTCACCTTTTAATCCTTGAGTATTTACTATTTGTCCTATTTTAAAATGTGTTAGCTTTTCCATTAATATATCTCCTTATGTTAAGCATGTTTGTGCATTTCTTTCATAATTATATTATTAAATTTATTTAATATAATTATGTGTTTTGATTATATACAAAAAGGATTAGGCATATACCTAATCCTTTTATACTATCTCAAGAGAAACTTTTACTTTTTCTCTATTTGCAGCAGATCTTACGACAGTTCTTATAGCTTTAGCTATTCTGCCCTGCTTTCCGATAACCTTTCCCATGTCGTCTTGAGAAACAGTAAGTTTTAAAATGATTTCATCATTTTTTCTACTTTCCTCAACTACAACTGCATCAGGATTATCAACTAGAGCTTTAGCTATATCTAACACTAGCTCTTTCATATAATCATCTCTCCTAATTAAAAATTATTATTTCTTAGAAGCTTCGAATTTTTCCATTACACCGTTGTTAACTAATAAAGTTTTTACAGTATCAGTTGGTTGAGCACCATTTGATAACCATTTAACAGCTTTTTCATCGTTTATTTTAACTTGCTTTGGTTGAGAAACTGGGTTGTAGTATCCTATTTCTTCTATGAATTTTCCATCTCTTGGAGATCTTGAATCAGCAACTACTATTCTGTAGAAAGGCTTCTTGTTTGATCCCATTCTTTTTAATCTTATTTTAACTGCCATAATAGCACCTCCGAATAATTTTTTGTCTGTTTTTTTATTTATTTAAAGAAAGGAAGTCCGGGAAAACCGCCCCTTTTCTTCATACTTTTTTGAGATCCTGTAAACAACTTCATCATTTTCTTCATTTCATTGAATTGTTTTATAAGTCTGTTTACATCTTGTACACTTGTACCACTACCTCTAGCTATTCTTTTCTTTCTAGAAGCATTTAATATACTTGGGTCTCTTCTTTCCTCTAATGTCATAGATTGAACAATAGCTTTTGTTCTTTTCATTTCTTTGCCATTTAAATCTACATCTCCAAGTTGGTCTTTTATATTCCCCATACCTGGTATCATTCCTAAGATTTTATCTAGAGGACCCATATTTTGAATTTGTTCCATTTGCTCTAAGAAATCTTCAAAATCAAGATCTTGTTTCTTAATTTTTTGTTCTAATTCCTTAGCTTTATCTAAATCTATAGATTCTTGAGCTTTTTCTATTAAACTTAAGATATCTCCCATACCTAGTATTCTAGATGCCATTCTATCTGGATGGAATGGTTCTAAATCATCTAGCTTTTCACCCATACCTATAAACTTTATAGGCTTTTGAGTTACAGCTCTTATAGAAAGTGCAGCTCCACCTCTAGTATCTCCATCTAGTTTTGTAAGTATAACTCCATCTACTCCAAGTGCATCATTGAAACTTTCTGCAACATTTACAGCATCTTGTCCTGTCATAGAGTCAACTACTAGAAGAATTTCATGTGGTTTAACTTCAGATTTTATAGACTTTAATTCATCCATTAGAGTCTCATCTATATGAAGTCTACCAGCTGTATCTATTATAACTAAATCATTATTATTTTTTATAGCATGACTTAGTCCTGCTTTAGCTATATTTATTGGGCTTTCTTTATCACCCATATTAAATACTGGTATATCTAATTTTTCTCCAACAACTTGTAATTGTTTTATCGCTGCTGGTCTATATATATCACAGGCAACAAGAAGTGGTCTTTTGCCTTGTTTCTTAAAGTAACCTCCAAGTTTTCCTGATGTCGTAGTTTTACCAGCCCCTTGAAGACCAACCATCATTATTATTGTTGGTGGCTTAGGAGATATAGTAATTTTACTAGATACATCACCCATTAAACTTGTCAATTCTTCATTAACTATTTTTATTACATGTTGTCCAGGAGTTAAGCTACTCATAACATCTTGTCCAACACATCTCTCTTGAACTTTCTTTACAAAATCTTTAACTACTTTGAAGTTAACGTCTGCTTCTAAAAGAGCAAGTTTAACTTCTCTCATAGCATCTTTGACATCCTTTTCAGTAAGCTTACCTTTAGATTTTAACTTACCAAGTGCTCCTTGTAGTTTATCAGATAATCCTTCAAATATCATTTCAACATCTCCCTACATATATCTTCTATATTTTCTATCTTAGGGATTAAATTAGCACAATCTCTATTTTGCAATAAATCTTGCTTAATGTCAACAATTTTATCTATTATAGTTTTAGTGATTTTTTCTTGTTCTTGAATCTTTTCTACTAAATGTAATTTTTTTTCATAATCCTTTAGTATTTTTTCAGAACGCTTTAATGTATCATATACACCTTGTCTAGATACATTTAAATTTTCGCTAATTTCACCTAGAGAATAATCCTCTTCATAATATAAGCAAACTATTTCTCTTTGTTTATCAGTTAATAGTTCTTTGTATTGTTCAAATAACAATCCAATCTCAACCATTTTTTCTATATTCATAATCACACTTCCATGATTCATACTGTAAAGGTTATTTACTTTACACATTGTATTTTATATCATATAGACTTTATTGTCAACATTTTATTTTAATTACTAATTACTCCCAAATAGTGCATCTGAAAAAGCTTTTGCATCAAAATCTTGTAAGTCTTCTACCTTTTCTCCAACACCTATTAGCTTAACTGGAACATCTACTTCACTTTTAACTGCAAGAACAACTCCACCCTTTGCTGTTCCATCAAGCTTAGTTAAAACTATTCCTGTAATATCAGCTACTTCTTTAAATGTTTTAGCCTGCACTACTGCATTTTGTCCTGTAGTTGCATCAACTACTAATAGTACTTCTTTATTAGCTTCTGGGAACTCTCTATCTACTATCTTAAATACTTTCCCTAATTCGTTCATAAGATTTGCTTTATTATGTAATCTACCTGCTGTATCACATATTAGCAGATCAACCTTTCTAGCTTTGGCAGCCTTTATAGCATCAAATACAACTGCTCCAGGATCTGCTCCCTCTTGATGCTTTATTATATCAACATTACTTCTTCCTGCCCATACTTCTAATTGTTCTATTGCAGCAGCTCTAAATGTATCTCCTGCTGCTAATAATACTTTTTTACCTTCTTGTTTATATCTATTAGCAAGTTTACCTATTGTAGTTGTTTTTCCTACACCATTTACACCTACCATAAGTATTATAGTTGGAGATTTTTCTACGTTTAAGTTAGAGTTTTCATTAGTTAATATTTCTTCTATTATATTCTTTAATTCTTCTTTAACACCTTGTGGCTCTGTTATTTTATTATCTTTTATTTTTTCTCTTAGTCTATCGATTATATCCATCGTAGTATTTACACCAACGTCAGCTGTTATTAATATTTCTTCTAATTCTTCTAATAATTCTTCATCTACTTTTGTATATGATTTTAATACATCATCTATTCTATCTGTGATACCTTGCTTAGCTTTTGTTAATCCTTGCTTTAATCTTTCAAATAAATTAACTTTTTTCTTAGGTTCTTCTATTTCATTATTTTCTTCTACTGTATTTTCAACGGATGAATTTTCCTCTTCATCTACATTTAGTTCATCAACTTCATTAGAAGATATTATATCATCTAATTTTTCTACATCTTGATTTTCTATTTCTTCTTTAATATCCTCTTCAACTTTATCTTCTTGCTTGTTCATATTTTCTAAAGACATAGCAGTTTCTTTTGTATCTTTATCTTCGTATACTTCATCTACATGTAACTCTTCTATAGTAGTTTCTTCTACTACTTCATTATGTACATTTTCATTTTCATCGTTAGAATTCTCTTCATCTATTTCTTCAGATGTATTTTCTTGTAGTTGCTGATTTTCATTTGTTTCTACTTTTTCATTTTCTTTTGATGTATCTTTATTATTTGCTTCATTTATTACTTCTTGTTCATTCACAACTTCATTAGATTGCACTTCTTCTTGATTTTTTTTACCAAATTTGAATAACTTTTTTAACACTTATATTCCTCCTAAAATTAATTTTATAGATAATATACACTTTTAATTCACTTATTTTTTAAGGTAAGTAGCTAATTATTAGCTACTTGCCTTAACTTTATTATATAGCATCTATAATTTCTTCTGCTTCATCAAGTTTTAAACTTAAAACCTTTGATATGGCTTTTTCTTGCATTGTTACTCCATATATATAATTTGCAGCTTCCATAGTTCCCCTTCTATGCGTAACAGATATAAACTGTGTTTCTTTAGATAATTCCTTTAGGAATTCTCCAAATCTAAATATATTTGCATCATCTAGTGGAGCTTCTATCTCATCTAGTATACAGAATGGAGTTGGTTTTGCAAGTATTATAGAGAATAATATACTTATAGCTGTAAGTGCTTTTTCTCCACCTGATAGTAGATTTAAGTTT
Coding sequences within it:
- the rpsP gene encoding 30S ribosomal protein S16, with the translated sequence MAVKIRLKRMGSNKKPFYRIVVADSRSPRDGKFIEEIGYYNPVSQPKQVKINDEKAVKWLSNGAQPTDTVKTLLVNNGVMEKFEASKK
- a CDS encoding KH domain-containing protein, translated to MKELVLDIAKALVDNPDAVVVEESRKNDEIILKLTVSQDDMGKVIGKQGRIAKAIRTVVRSAANREKVKVSLEIV
- the trmD gene encoding tRNA (guanosine(37)-N1)-methyltransferase TrmD — protein: MRFHIMTLFPEIFNSYMNESIMKKAVEKNLIEVNIYNIRDFSTNKHKKVDDYPFGGGAGMVMTPQPIYDTYKHIVEKHNIKEPRVVYLTPKGRVHNQGIAQDFSKLDDVIFLCGHYEGIDQRIIDLIVTDEISIGDYVLTGGELPALILIDSISRLIPGVLGQNESFEEESFKDNLLEYPHYTRPREFMNLEVPNVLLSGNHKNIDKWRHEESIKITKERRPDLYKKACK
- the ylxM gene encoding YlxM family DNA-binding protein; this encodes MNIEKMVEIGLLFEQYKELLTDKQREIVCLYYEEDYSLGEISENLNVSRQGVYDTLKRSEKILKDYEKKLHLVEKIQEQEKITKTIIDKIVDIKQDLLQNRDCANLIPKIENIEDICREMLK
- the rplS gene encoding 50S ribosomal protein L19, producing MNELVRALGQEQLKNEVPNFGPGDTVKVHVKIVEGKRERIQVFEGVVLKRQGGGIQETFTVRKISFNVGVERTFPVHSPRIEKIEVTRKGKVRRAKLNYLRGRVGKAAKIKEAR
- the ylqF gene encoding ribosome biogenesis GTPase YlqF; protein product: MARGDRMGENYDDYLRDDNLHINWYPGHMKKTRDLVRNNLKLVDVVVELLDSRIPFSSRNPDIDNLAGNKPRVVILNKCDLSDRAKLDKWIKYYKDRGIKAIPVDTLKGVGLNKLIDECKNAVKDKMDALKEKGRKERPIRIMIVGIPNVGKSSIINKLTGRKSTVTGDRPGVTKGKQWVRLKGNLELLDTPGILWPKFEDQEVALNLAFCRAIKDEILDVETLALRLIGKLMEIEPEKLKARYKLEELGDRDIETMDMIGRKRGFIMGNKELDYTRIATTVLNEFRDGKIGKITLEVPEDYK
- the ffh gene encoding signal recognition particle protein: MIFEGLSDKLQGALGKLKSKGKLTEKDVKDAMREVKLALLEADVNFKVVKDFVKKVQERCVGQDVMSSLTPGQHVIKIVNEELTSLMGDVSSKITISPKPPTIIMMVGLQGAGKTTTSGKLGGYFKKQGKRPLLVACDIYRPAAIKQLQVVGEKLDIPVFNMGDKESPINIAKAGLSHAIKNNNDLVIIDTAGRLHIDETLMDELKSIKSEVKPHEILLVVDSMTGQDAVNVAESFNDALGVDGVILTKLDGDTRGGAALSIRAVTQKPIKFIGMGEKLDDLEPFHPDRMASRILGMGDILSLIEKAQESIDLDKAKELEQKIKKQDLDFEDFLEQMEQIQNMGPLDKILGMIPGMGNIKDQLGDVDLNGKEMKRTKAIVQSMTLEERRDPSILNASRKKRIARGSGTSVQDVNRLIKQFNEMKKMMKLFTGSQKSMKKRGGFPGLPFFK
- a CDS encoding ribonuclease HII, with translation MKSNSVKEIKEIIDNLSTDKYLEYIDVLKRDERKSVQNIAIKMAKKLDSIRKEEERLELINTYENEGYSKGYLYIGGIDEAGRGPLAGPVVASVVVFKPNTKIEGINDSKKLSEAKREELFDIIKEQALDYGIGIVNNEEIDDINILNATYLAMKKALNCLKNTPDYLLIDAATIPGINIDQKPIIKGDSKSISIAAASILAKVTRDNIMYQYDEMFPEYGFKSHKGYGTKEHYEAIEKYGITRIHRKSFLKNVL
- the rimM gene encoding ribosome maturation factor RimM (Essential for efficient processing of 16S rRNA) — its product is MEKLTHFKIGQIVNTQGLKGEVRVYPFTDDIYRFDDLEEFYLGKDLETKWKVERVRYKGNMVIMKIKDVDRVEDAEKLRNKFMFVSREDSRELEEGEFFIADMIGIDVYTLDNNHIGTLKDVLQYAANDVYVIKSNEGKEYLIPAITKFVPTIDINERKMIIDPIKGMLD
- the brnQ gene encoding branched-chain amino acid transport system II carrier protein, which codes for MGKTNKDIIVVGFALFAMFFGAGNLIFPPFLGVVSGSSWITGFAGFILADVGLALLAILAAARCNGEVSKVLSRSGKNLAIILGSAIMICLGPLLAIPRTAATTFEMGIAPLFNGFSPVLFSIIFFTITFILTIKPSKVVDIIGQFLTPALLIALGVLIVKGILSPLGEMSSTSLTENLFAEGVKQGYQTMDALGAVALSAVIISSLVNKGYKDEKQKVKLTLKAGVVAAIGLILVYGGLTYLGATVSTMYGKDVVQTRLIVEITASLLGDTGKIILAIIVMLACLTTAIGLTSATAQFFEKITNGKLKYELIVTVVCIFSAIISNFGVSTIIKFSGPILDIIYPATVVLVVMTLFSNRIKNDNAFKGATYIALLVSVLTVANNMGLVNISFINKLPFSSIGFNWIVPVLIGGIIGNLIKFDSIHKKGLQFKNNKIG
- the ftsY gene encoding signal recognition particle-docking protein FtsY; amino-acid sequence: MLKKLFKFGKKNQEEVQSNEVVNEQEVINEANNKDTSKENEKVETNENQQLQENTSEEIDEENSNDENENVHNEVVEETTIEELHVDEVYEDKDTKETAMSLENMNKQEDKVEEDIKEEIENQDVEKLDDIISSNEVDELNVDEEENSSVENTVEENNEIEEPKKKVNLFERLKQGLTKAKQGITDRIDDVLKSYTKVDEELLEELEEILITADVGVNTTMDIIDRLREKIKDNKITEPQGVKEELKNIIEEILTNENSNLNVEKSPTIILMVGVNGVGKTTTIGKLANRYKQEGKKVLLAAGDTFRAAAIEQLEVWAGRSNVDIIKHQEGADPGAVVFDAIKAAKARKVDLLICDTAGRLHNKANLMNELGKVFKIVDREFPEANKEVLLVVDATTGQNAVVQAKTFKEVADITGIVLTKLDGTAKGGVVLAVKSEVDVPVKLIGVGEKVEDLQDFDAKAFSDALFGSN